Part of the Nitrospirota bacterium genome, GGCGGGCCTCCAGCATGGTCTTCTTCGACGGCGGCATCTTGATGCCGCACTCGCCATAAATGAACTCGCTGAGCCGCTTGAAGTCCTTTTCGGACATGGCTGCCGTACCGATGCCCCGCACGGGATGAGTGCTCTCTGTTTCCATGGTCCTCGCCGTTATCCTTCAGAACCGTTCGAACTCGTCGTCCTGTGCGGCGCCTGAGCCGTTGCCGTTTCCAAGGCTCAGTGCTACTCCGGAGTTTTTCACCGGCCTCACGGTGTATCCCGTAGAGGCAATCTTAGCCCTGGCAGCAGCCCTCTTTGCCGGTGCACCCTCAACAGTACGGAGCTGTGCCGCACCCCTGCTGCTATCACTGACTTTGAAGAAGGCGATGGCGCTCTGGAGCTGCTCGGCCTGGGAGGCGAGCTCTTCCGAGGTCGAGGCCATCTCCTCGGACGCCCCTGCATTCTGCTGGATGACCTGATCGAGCTGCTGGATCGCCTTGTTGATCTGCTCGGCCCCGGCGTTCTGTTCGCTGCTTGCCGCCGTGATCTCCTGCACCAGCTCCGCCGTCTTCTGGATGTCGGGGACCAGCTTCTGGAGCATCTCGCCGGCTGCCTCCGCCA contains:
- a CDS encoding chemotaxis protein, with product AEAAGEMLQKLVPDIQKTAELVQEITAASSEQNAGAEQINKAIQQLDQVIQQNAGASEEMASTSEELASQAEQLQSAIAFFKVSDSSRGAAQLRTVEGAPAKRAAARAKIASTGYTVRPVKNSGVALSLGNGNGSGAAQDDEFERF